In Musa acuminata AAA Group cultivar baxijiao chromosome BXJ3-9, Cavendish_Baxijiao_AAA, whole genome shotgun sequence, a single genomic region encodes these proteins:
- the LOC103997985 gene encoding uncharacterized protein LOC103997985 isoform X3, with the protein MQAVGRRRRSWRAMNSKARAPSLVIKASPKRNKGIDKEKKTEMQGNGSVVIANGPNRCQSGRERKIALQQDVDKLRKKLRNEENIHRALERAFTRPLGALPRLPPYLPSHTLELLAEIAVLEEEVVRLEEQVVNFRQGLYQEAIYISSCKKTKELGYDVDSLSQNSKTLGQRKSYSNSAYTEDLAFTKQLTSLQWSSNTDRNVPSSNQFVDDKLSPKKLKSSLAITEKQQGKENQIGANCPRNWRQSPVRRASKVGTAANGNKQADARPKCNSVDNERTGINLRSTSSEAKLDESNAPNESESSGPSKLSEDILRCLMNIFSRLSSPGNTKELLEASPSVSGSSGSSEETDSLDPYGICAEFGIRDIGPYKYFRAVEASSNFPNLPMGCSFLTWRLNAGVCSESLHQWIYQAFLEQGIPASPEMIVALMLKAMINVGGHMLSAMTIEHFILRLPYSSKHVFPKGSKSDDVTMRGIFGLEWPEPLVTFALSCGSWSSPAVRVYTAAKIEKELERAKRDYLQASIGISTPNKLAIPKLLDWYLRDFAKDVESLMDWICLQLPKELRTEATKCLEAARGSPIQQPIQVLPYEFRFRYLFAT; encoded by the exons ATGCAAGCagtggggaggaggaggaggagttggagGGCGATGAATTCCAAGGCGCGGGCGCCGTCCCTGGTCATCAAAGCTTCCCCGAAGCGCAATAAA GGAATCGACAAGGAGAAGAAGACTGAGATGCAGGGGAATGGATCGGTGGTCATAGCAAATGGACCCAACAGATGCCAATCTGGAAGAGAGAGGAAGATTGCTCTGCAGCAAGAT GTTGATAAGCTCAGAAAGAAGCTGAGGAACGAAGAGAACATCCACAGAGCCTTGGAGAGGGCTTTCACCAGACCTCTGGGTGCTCTTCCTCGTCTTCCACCATATCTGCCTTCACAT ACACTAGAACTTTTGGCCGAAATCGCCGTTCTAGAGGAAGAGGTGGTTCGCCTCGAAGAACAGGTGGTGAATTTTCGGCAAGGCCTCTATCAGGAAGCTATCTACATCTCGTCCTGCAAGAAAACCAAGGAATTAGGATATGATGTCGACTCCCTTTCTCAAAACTCCAAAACCTTGGGGCAACGGAAGTCATATTCGAATTCAGCATATACTGAAGACTTGGCCTTCACGAAACAGCTAACCTCTTTGCAGTGGTCATCAAACACAGACCGAAATGTGCCTTCCTCTAATCAGTTTGTCGATGATAAGCTCTCCCCAAAGAAGTTGAAGTCATCTTTGGCCATTACTGAAAAGCAGCAAGGAAAAGAGAATCAAATAGGCGCTAACTGTCCTAGAAACTGGAGGCAATCTCCAGTAAGGAGAGCTTCGAAAGTAGGAACAGCTGCAAATGGAAACAAGCAGGCGGATGCACGG CCAAAGTGCAATTCCGTGGATAATGAAAGAACTGGAATAAACTTAAGGAGCACTTCCAGTGAAGCAAAATTGGACGAGTCCAATGCTCCAAATGAATCTGAGTCGAGTGGGCCGAGCAAACTATCCGAGGATATCTTGAGGTGCCTGATGAACATATTCTCACGGTTGAGTTCTCCAGGGAACACTAAAGAGCTGCTCGAGGCATCTCCTTCGGTATCAGGTTCTAGTGGGAGTTCAGAAGAAACTGATTCTCTAGACCCATATGGTATCTGTGCAGAATTTGGAATAAGGGACATTGGCCCATATAAATATTTCCGAGCAGTTGAAGCGAGCTCGAACTTTCCAAACCTTCCCATGGGTTGTTCATTTCTTACATGGAGATTAAA TGCAGGCGTTTGCTCAGAGAGCTTGCATCAGTGGATTTATCAG GCATTTCTCGAGCAAGGCATTCCTGCTAGTCCTGAGATGATTGTTGCGCTGATGCTAAAG GCTATGATTAATGTGGGTGGTCACATGCTCAGTGCAATGACAATTGAACATTTCATTTTGAGGCTGCCTTACAGTTCGAAACAT GTCTTCCCTAAAGGATCTAAAAGTGATGATGTAACAATGCGAGGCATATTCGGATTAGAATGGCCTGAACCCTTGGTCACATTTGCACTTTCATGTGGAAGTTGGTCATCACCGGCT GTGAGAGTATACACGGCAGCTAAAATTGAGAAAGAGTTGGAAAGAGCAAAAAGGGATTATTTGCAAGCATCCATTGGTATATCCACACCAAACAAATTAGCAATTCCTAAGCTGCTTGATTGGTACCTACGAGATTTTGCAAAAGATGTGGAGTCATTAATGGACTGGATCTGCTTACAACTCCCAAAGGAGTTGAGGACCGAAGCAACTAAATGCCTAGAAGCGGCAAGAGGAAGTCCCATTCAGCAGCCAATTCAAGTTCTTCCATATGAGTTTAGATTCAGGTACCTTTTTGCTACATAG
- the LOC103997985 gene encoding uncharacterized protein LOC103997985 isoform X5 translates to MQGNGSVVIANGPNRCQSGRERKIALQQDVDKLRKKLRNEENIHRALERAFTRPLGALPRLPPYLPSHTLELLAEIAVLEEEVVRLEEQVVNFRQGLYQEAIYISSCKKTKELGYDVDSLSQNSKTLGQRKSYSNSAYTEDLAFTKQLTSLQWSSNTDRNVPSSNQFVDDKLSPKKLKSSLAITEKQQGKENQIGANCPRNWRQSPVRRASKVGTAANGNKQADARPKCNSVDNERTGINLRSTSSEAKLDESNAPNESESSGPSKLSEDILRCLMNIFSRLSSPGNTKELLEASPSVSGSSGSSEETDSLDPYGICAEFGIRDIGPYKYFRAVEASSNFPNLPMGCSFLTWRLKRLLRELASVDLSGLTHQQKIAFWINIYNSCMMNAFLEQGIPASPEMIVALMLKAMINVGGHMLSAMTIEHFILRLPYSSKHVFPKGSKSDDVTMRGIFGLEWPEPLVTFALSCGSWSSPAVRVYTAAKIEKELERAKRDYLQASIGISTPNKLAIPKLLDWYLRDFAKDVESLMDWICLQLPKELRTEATKCLEAARGSPIQQPIQVLPYEFRFRYLFAT, encoded by the exons ATGCAGGGGAATGGATCGGTGGTCATAGCAAATGGACCCAACAGATGCCAATCTGGAAGAGAGAGGAAGATTGCTCTGCAGCAAGAT GTTGATAAGCTCAGAAAGAAGCTGAGGAACGAAGAGAACATCCACAGAGCCTTGGAGAGGGCTTTCACCAGACCTCTGGGTGCTCTTCCTCGTCTTCCACCATATCTGCCTTCACAT ACACTAGAACTTTTGGCCGAAATCGCCGTTCTAGAGGAAGAGGTGGTTCGCCTCGAAGAACAGGTGGTGAATTTTCGGCAAGGCCTCTATCAGGAAGCTATCTACATCTCGTCCTGCAAGAAAACCAAGGAATTAGGATATGATGTCGACTCCCTTTCTCAAAACTCCAAAACCTTGGGGCAACGGAAGTCATATTCGAATTCAGCATATACTGAAGACTTGGCCTTCACGAAACAGCTAACCTCTTTGCAGTGGTCATCAAACACAGACCGAAATGTGCCTTCCTCTAATCAGTTTGTCGATGATAAGCTCTCCCCAAAGAAGTTGAAGTCATCTTTGGCCATTACTGAAAAGCAGCAAGGAAAAGAGAATCAAATAGGCGCTAACTGTCCTAGAAACTGGAGGCAATCTCCAGTAAGGAGAGCTTCGAAAGTAGGAACAGCTGCAAATGGAAACAAGCAGGCGGATGCACGG CCAAAGTGCAATTCCGTGGATAATGAAAGAACTGGAATAAACTTAAGGAGCACTTCCAGTGAAGCAAAATTGGACGAGTCCAATGCTCCAAATGAATCTGAGTCGAGTGGGCCGAGCAAACTATCCGAGGATATCTTGAGGTGCCTGATGAACATATTCTCACGGTTGAGTTCTCCAGGGAACACTAAAGAGCTGCTCGAGGCATCTCCTTCGGTATCAGGTTCTAGTGGGAGTTCAGAAGAAACTGATTCTCTAGACCCATATGGTATCTGTGCAGAATTTGGAATAAGGGACATTGGCCCATATAAATATTTCCGAGCAGTTGAAGCGAGCTCGAACTTTCCAAACCTTCCCATGGGTTGTTCATTTCTTACATGGAGATTAAA GCGTTTGCTCAGAGAGCTTGCATCAGTGGATTTATCAGGTCTCACACATCAGCAGAAGATTGCATTCTGGATTAACATTTATAATTCATGCATGATGAAT GCATTTCTCGAGCAAGGCATTCCTGCTAGTCCTGAGATGATTGTTGCGCTGATGCTAAAG GCTATGATTAATGTGGGTGGTCACATGCTCAGTGCAATGACAATTGAACATTTCATTTTGAGGCTGCCTTACAGTTCGAAACAT GTCTTCCCTAAAGGATCTAAAAGTGATGATGTAACAATGCGAGGCATATTCGGATTAGAATGGCCTGAACCCTTGGTCACATTTGCACTTTCATGTGGAAGTTGGTCATCACCGGCT GTGAGAGTATACACGGCAGCTAAAATTGAGAAAGAGTTGGAAAGAGCAAAAAGGGATTATTTGCAAGCATCCATTGGTATATCCACACCAAACAAATTAGCAATTCCTAAGCTGCTTGATTGGTACCTACGAGATTTTGCAAAAGATGTGGAGTCATTAATGGACTGGATCTGCTTACAACTCCCAAAGGAGTTGAGGACCGAAGCAACTAAATGCCTAGAAGCGGCAAGAGGAAGTCCCATTCAGCAGCCAATTCAAGTTCTTCCATATGAGTTTAGATTCAGGTACCTTTTTGCTACATAG
- the LOC103997985 gene encoding uncharacterized protein LOC103997985 isoform X1, translating into MQAVGRRRRSWRAMNSKARAPSLVIKASPKRNKGIDKEKKTEMQGNGSVVIANGPNRCQSGRERKIALQQDVDKLRKKLRNEENIHRALERAFTRPLGALPRLPPYLPSHTLELLAEIAVLEEEVVRLEEQVVNFRQGLYQEAIYISSCKKTKELGYDVDSLSQNSKTLGQRKSYSNSAYTEDLAFTKQLTSLQWSSNTDRNVPSSNQFVDDKLSPKKLKSSLAITEKQQGKENQIGANCPRNWRQSPVRRASKVGTAANGNKQADARPKCNSVDNERTGINLRSTSSEAKLDESNAPNESESSGPSKLSEDILRCLMNIFSRLSSPGNTKELLEASPSVSGSSGSSEETDSLDPYGICAEFGIRDIGPYKYFRAVEASSNFPNLPMGCSFLTWRLKRLLRELASVDLSGLTHQQKIAFWINIYNSCMMNAFLEQGIPASPEMIVALMLKAMINVGGHMLSAMTIEHFILRLPYSSKHVFPKGSKSDDVTMRGIFGLEWPEPLVTFALSCGSWSSPAVRVYTAAKIEKELERAKRDYLQASIGISTPNKLAIPKLLDWYLRDFAKDVESLMDWICLQLPKELRTEATKCLEAARGSPIQQPIQVLPYEFRFRYLFAT; encoded by the exons ATGCAAGCagtggggaggaggaggaggagttggagGGCGATGAATTCCAAGGCGCGGGCGCCGTCCCTGGTCATCAAAGCTTCCCCGAAGCGCAATAAA GGAATCGACAAGGAGAAGAAGACTGAGATGCAGGGGAATGGATCGGTGGTCATAGCAAATGGACCCAACAGATGCCAATCTGGAAGAGAGAGGAAGATTGCTCTGCAGCAAGAT GTTGATAAGCTCAGAAAGAAGCTGAGGAACGAAGAGAACATCCACAGAGCCTTGGAGAGGGCTTTCACCAGACCTCTGGGTGCTCTTCCTCGTCTTCCACCATATCTGCCTTCACAT ACACTAGAACTTTTGGCCGAAATCGCCGTTCTAGAGGAAGAGGTGGTTCGCCTCGAAGAACAGGTGGTGAATTTTCGGCAAGGCCTCTATCAGGAAGCTATCTACATCTCGTCCTGCAAGAAAACCAAGGAATTAGGATATGATGTCGACTCCCTTTCTCAAAACTCCAAAACCTTGGGGCAACGGAAGTCATATTCGAATTCAGCATATACTGAAGACTTGGCCTTCACGAAACAGCTAACCTCTTTGCAGTGGTCATCAAACACAGACCGAAATGTGCCTTCCTCTAATCAGTTTGTCGATGATAAGCTCTCCCCAAAGAAGTTGAAGTCATCTTTGGCCATTACTGAAAAGCAGCAAGGAAAAGAGAATCAAATAGGCGCTAACTGTCCTAGAAACTGGAGGCAATCTCCAGTAAGGAGAGCTTCGAAAGTAGGAACAGCTGCAAATGGAAACAAGCAGGCGGATGCACGG CCAAAGTGCAATTCCGTGGATAATGAAAGAACTGGAATAAACTTAAGGAGCACTTCCAGTGAAGCAAAATTGGACGAGTCCAATGCTCCAAATGAATCTGAGTCGAGTGGGCCGAGCAAACTATCCGAGGATATCTTGAGGTGCCTGATGAACATATTCTCACGGTTGAGTTCTCCAGGGAACACTAAAGAGCTGCTCGAGGCATCTCCTTCGGTATCAGGTTCTAGTGGGAGTTCAGAAGAAACTGATTCTCTAGACCCATATGGTATCTGTGCAGAATTTGGAATAAGGGACATTGGCCCATATAAATATTTCCGAGCAGTTGAAGCGAGCTCGAACTTTCCAAACCTTCCCATGGGTTGTTCATTTCTTACATGGAGATTAAA GCGTTTGCTCAGAGAGCTTGCATCAGTGGATTTATCAGGTCTCACACATCAGCAGAAGATTGCATTCTGGATTAACATTTATAATTCATGCATGATGAAT GCATTTCTCGAGCAAGGCATTCCTGCTAGTCCTGAGATGATTGTTGCGCTGATGCTAAAG GCTATGATTAATGTGGGTGGTCACATGCTCAGTGCAATGACAATTGAACATTTCATTTTGAGGCTGCCTTACAGTTCGAAACAT GTCTTCCCTAAAGGATCTAAAAGTGATGATGTAACAATGCGAGGCATATTCGGATTAGAATGGCCTGAACCCTTGGTCACATTTGCACTTTCATGTGGAAGTTGGTCATCACCGGCT GTGAGAGTATACACGGCAGCTAAAATTGAGAAAGAGTTGGAAAGAGCAAAAAGGGATTATTTGCAAGCATCCATTGGTATATCCACACCAAACAAATTAGCAATTCCTAAGCTGCTTGATTGGTACCTACGAGATTTTGCAAAAGATGTGGAGTCATTAATGGACTGGATCTGCTTACAACTCCCAAAGGAGTTGAGGACCGAAGCAACTAAATGCCTAGAAGCGGCAAGAGGAAGTCCCATTCAGCAGCCAATTCAAGTTCTTCCATATGAGTTTAGATTCAGGTACCTTTTTGCTACATAG
- the LOC103997985 gene encoding uncharacterized protein LOC103997985 isoform X2, translated as MNSKARAPSLVIKASPKRNKGIDKEKKTEMQGNGSVVIANGPNRCQSGRERKIALQQDVDKLRKKLRNEENIHRALERAFTRPLGALPRLPPYLPSHTLELLAEIAVLEEEVVRLEEQVVNFRQGLYQEAIYISSCKKTKELGYDVDSLSQNSKTLGQRKSYSNSAYTEDLAFTKQLTSLQWSSNTDRNVPSSNQFVDDKLSPKKLKSSLAITEKQQGKENQIGANCPRNWRQSPVRRASKVGTAANGNKQADARPKCNSVDNERTGINLRSTSSEAKLDESNAPNESESSGPSKLSEDILRCLMNIFSRLSSPGNTKELLEASPSVSGSSGSSEETDSLDPYGICAEFGIRDIGPYKYFRAVEASSNFPNLPMGCSFLTWRLKRLLRELASVDLSGLTHQQKIAFWINIYNSCMMNAFLEQGIPASPEMIVALMLKAMINVGGHMLSAMTIEHFILRLPYSSKHVFPKGSKSDDVTMRGIFGLEWPEPLVTFALSCGSWSSPAVRVYTAAKIEKELERAKRDYLQASIGISTPNKLAIPKLLDWYLRDFAKDVESLMDWICLQLPKELRTEATKCLEAARGSPIQQPIQVLPYEFRFRYLFAT; from the exons ATGAATTCCAAGGCGCGGGCGCCGTCCCTGGTCATCAAAGCTTCCCCGAAGCGCAATAAA GGAATCGACAAGGAGAAGAAGACTGAGATGCAGGGGAATGGATCGGTGGTCATAGCAAATGGACCCAACAGATGCCAATCTGGAAGAGAGAGGAAGATTGCTCTGCAGCAAGAT GTTGATAAGCTCAGAAAGAAGCTGAGGAACGAAGAGAACATCCACAGAGCCTTGGAGAGGGCTTTCACCAGACCTCTGGGTGCTCTTCCTCGTCTTCCACCATATCTGCCTTCACAT ACACTAGAACTTTTGGCCGAAATCGCCGTTCTAGAGGAAGAGGTGGTTCGCCTCGAAGAACAGGTGGTGAATTTTCGGCAAGGCCTCTATCAGGAAGCTATCTACATCTCGTCCTGCAAGAAAACCAAGGAATTAGGATATGATGTCGACTCCCTTTCTCAAAACTCCAAAACCTTGGGGCAACGGAAGTCATATTCGAATTCAGCATATACTGAAGACTTGGCCTTCACGAAACAGCTAACCTCTTTGCAGTGGTCATCAAACACAGACCGAAATGTGCCTTCCTCTAATCAGTTTGTCGATGATAAGCTCTCCCCAAAGAAGTTGAAGTCATCTTTGGCCATTACTGAAAAGCAGCAAGGAAAAGAGAATCAAATAGGCGCTAACTGTCCTAGAAACTGGAGGCAATCTCCAGTAAGGAGAGCTTCGAAAGTAGGAACAGCTGCAAATGGAAACAAGCAGGCGGATGCACGG CCAAAGTGCAATTCCGTGGATAATGAAAGAACTGGAATAAACTTAAGGAGCACTTCCAGTGAAGCAAAATTGGACGAGTCCAATGCTCCAAATGAATCTGAGTCGAGTGGGCCGAGCAAACTATCCGAGGATATCTTGAGGTGCCTGATGAACATATTCTCACGGTTGAGTTCTCCAGGGAACACTAAAGAGCTGCTCGAGGCATCTCCTTCGGTATCAGGTTCTAGTGGGAGTTCAGAAGAAACTGATTCTCTAGACCCATATGGTATCTGTGCAGAATTTGGAATAAGGGACATTGGCCCATATAAATATTTCCGAGCAGTTGAAGCGAGCTCGAACTTTCCAAACCTTCCCATGGGTTGTTCATTTCTTACATGGAGATTAAA GCGTTTGCTCAGAGAGCTTGCATCAGTGGATTTATCAGGTCTCACACATCAGCAGAAGATTGCATTCTGGATTAACATTTATAATTCATGCATGATGAAT GCATTTCTCGAGCAAGGCATTCCTGCTAGTCCTGAGATGATTGTTGCGCTGATGCTAAAG GCTATGATTAATGTGGGTGGTCACATGCTCAGTGCAATGACAATTGAACATTTCATTTTGAGGCTGCCTTACAGTTCGAAACAT GTCTTCCCTAAAGGATCTAAAAGTGATGATGTAACAATGCGAGGCATATTCGGATTAGAATGGCCTGAACCCTTGGTCACATTTGCACTTTCATGTGGAAGTTGGTCATCACCGGCT GTGAGAGTATACACGGCAGCTAAAATTGAGAAAGAGTTGGAAAGAGCAAAAAGGGATTATTTGCAAGCATCCATTGGTATATCCACACCAAACAAATTAGCAATTCCTAAGCTGCTTGATTGGTACCTACGAGATTTTGCAAAAGATGTGGAGTCATTAATGGACTGGATCTGCTTACAACTCCCAAAGGAGTTGAGGACCGAAGCAACTAAATGCCTAGAAGCGGCAAGAGGAAGTCCCATTCAGCAGCCAATTCAAGTTCTTCCATATGAGTTTAGATTCAGGTACCTTTTTGCTACATAG
- the LOC103997985 gene encoding uncharacterized protein LOC103997985 isoform X4, with protein MGSVISLGIDKEKKTEMQGNGSVVIANGPNRCQSGRERKIALQQDVDKLRKKLRNEENIHRALERAFTRPLGALPRLPPYLPSHTLELLAEIAVLEEEVVRLEEQVVNFRQGLYQEAIYISSCKKTKELGYDVDSLSQNSKTLGQRKSYSNSAYTEDLAFTKQLTSLQWSSNTDRNVPSSNQFVDDKLSPKKLKSSLAITEKQQGKENQIGANCPRNWRQSPVRRASKVGTAANGNKQADARPKCNSVDNERTGINLRSTSSEAKLDESNAPNESESSGPSKLSEDILRCLMNIFSRLSSPGNTKELLEASPSVSGSSGSSEETDSLDPYGICAEFGIRDIGPYKYFRAVEASSNFPNLPMGCSFLTWRLKRLLRELASVDLSGLTHQQKIAFWINIYNSCMMNAFLEQGIPASPEMIVALMLKAMINVGGHMLSAMTIEHFILRLPYSSKHVFPKGSKSDDVTMRGIFGLEWPEPLVTFALSCGSWSSPAVRVYTAAKIEKELERAKRDYLQASIGISTPNKLAIPKLLDWYLRDFAKDVESLMDWICLQLPKELRTEATKCLEAARGSPIQQPIQVLPYEFRFRYLFAT; from the exons ATGGGTTCAGTGATTTCCTTG GGAATCGACAAGGAGAAGAAGACTGAGATGCAGGGGAATGGATCGGTGGTCATAGCAAATGGACCCAACAGATGCCAATCTGGAAGAGAGAGGAAGATTGCTCTGCAGCAAGAT GTTGATAAGCTCAGAAAGAAGCTGAGGAACGAAGAGAACATCCACAGAGCCTTGGAGAGGGCTTTCACCAGACCTCTGGGTGCTCTTCCTCGTCTTCCACCATATCTGCCTTCACAT ACACTAGAACTTTTGGCCGAAATCGCCGTTCTAGAGGAAGAGGTGGTTCGCCTCGAAGAACAGGTGGTGAATTTTCGGCAAGGCCTCTATCAGGAAGCTATCTACATCTCGTCCTGCAAGAAAACCAAGGAATTAGGATATGATGTCGACTCCCTTTCTCAAAACTCCAAAACCTTGGGGCAACGGAAGTCATATTCGAATTCAGCATATACTGAAGACTTGGCCTTCACGAAACAGCTAACCTCTTTGCAGTGGTCATCAAACACAGACCGAAATGTGCCTTCCTCTAATCAGTTTGTCGATGATAAGCTCTCCCCAAAGAAGTTGAAGTCATCTTTGGCCATTACTGAAAAGCAGCAAGGAAAAGAGAATCAAATAGGCGCTAACTGTCCTAGAAACTGGAGGCAATCTCCAGTAAGGAGAGCTTCGAAAGTAGGAACAGCTGCAAATGGAAACAAGCAGGCGGATGCACGG CCAAAGTGCAATTCCGTGGATAATGAAAGAACTGGAATAAACTTAAGGAGCACTTCCAGTGAAGCAAAATTGGACGAGTCCAATGCTCCAAATGAATCTGAGTCGAGTGGGCCGAGCAAACTATCCGAGGATATCTTGAGGTGCCTGATGAACATATTCTCACGGTTGAGTTCTCCAGGGAACACTAAAGAGCTGCTCGAGGCATCTCCTTCGGTATCAGGTTCTAGTGGGAGTTCAGAAGAAACTGATTCTCTAGACCCATATGGTATCTGTGCAGAATTTGGAATAAGGGACATTGGCCCATATAAATATTTCCGAGCAGTTGAAGCGAGCTCGAACTTTCCAAACCTTCCCATGGGTTGTTCATTTCTTACATGGAGATTAAA GCGTTTGCTCAGAGAGCTTGCATCAGTGGATTTATCAGGTCTCACACATCAGCAGAAGATTGCATTCTGGATTAACATTTATAATTCATGCATGATGAAT GCATTTCTCGAGCAAGGCATTCCTGCTAGTCCTGAGATGATTGTTGCGCTGATGCTAAAG GCTATGATTAATGTGGGTGGTCACATGCTCAGTGCAATGACAATTGAACATTTCATTTTGAGGCTGCCTTACAGTTCGAAACAT GTCTTCCCTAAAGGATCTAAAAGTGATGATGTAACAATGCGAGGCATATTCGGATTAGAATGGCCTGAACCCTTGGTCACATTTGCACTTTCATGTGGAAGTTGGTCATCACCGGCT GTGAGAGTATACACGGCAGCTAAAATTGAGAAAGAGTTGGAAAGAGCAAAAAGGGATTATTTGCAAGCATCCATTGGTATATCCACACCAAACAAATTAGCAATTCCTAAGCTGCTTGATTGGTACCTACGAGATTTTGCAAAAGATGTGGAGTCATTAATGGACTGGATCTGCTTACAACTCCCAAAGGAGTTGAGGACCGAAGCAACTAAATGCCTAGAAGCGGCAAGAGGAAGTCCCATTCAGCAGCCAATTCAAGTTCTTCCATATGAGTTTAGATTCAGGTACCTTTTTGCTACATAG